The genomic DNA CAGCCAGCTACCAGCAAGCAGAGGCACGGAGCAAGAGAGGCAGCAAATATGAAGGAAGCAGAGAGGCGACACCCTCAACGTcaactttttttgttttttttttaagcagcatttttttttcttaatttaaatCATTGTGCTGCTTGACATTTTAACGGTACcactttaaaaaataattttttttcttattgatgccatttttttttttgtatttaaagGTATTTTTCTGGTGTTATTTAATTCTCTGATGGCATCACTTAAAAAATATAACGAGTGAAGTTAGAAATTTTTTTGGAcggaaaaattaaattataatttttacagtagtaaaaatataattttattattttaatagtttatatatttataattttaaaagattaaattaaatttttattatttttaggggtaaagtgtaattttacttttattaatttaaaattttaaaaattttaaaagatctaaataaaaattttccattttaagtgGGGTGGGGCCCTTACCAACTCCCTAGTTATGCCTCTAGATAGAGGAAATTTTAGGATGGTGTCGCCAGACACTTTTGTTACACCAAAAACACCGCACAAAACGGCTTAATTTTTGTAAATAATCTATTTCAGTatataattttcataattaaatttttgatattattttaataaaatacccGACAGCTGGATCTAAACTATTATTTAACAGCAAattgatatactattattattagctatttaatatatttttattatgatatttgtgttgtttttttattTAACAAAAGTTAAATATTTTAGTGCCAAAACGTAATATTGTTTACTATTCAATGtttaatttaagttttatgttaatttgataaaattgattgataatattattaggtttgaattttttgttaatagaataaatttaatattaattgtgaattttttaattttgcatttaatttatcaaatgcaaTTCGATGATGAGATTTAATTCTCATtttagggttgatttgatcaaagttaatttctattattattagcTAGTTAATGAATTTTCATGAAGTTAACTTTAAAAtccaaattaaacattaaaaagttAACACTATTATCTTTGgataccaaaatatataacttttgtcaaatacAAGTACGAGATTGAACTAAAAAATAGCACATATGTCAtattagaaaaaaaaagtgtcaaaCTAGGTACCAAATTATTTATTAAGCCTTTAAACTTTCATTAATTTCCTTACATTTTACTCAAATCTTATATAAACAAGAATGTATCATGTGGCATGGTTTTATTAAGGGTAAAGTACAAAAATGGTcactaaaatattcaaaattaaacttTTTTGTTCACCTACCATTAACACTCATTTGTAATTTGACGGAAGTGTTGAcgtgaaatttttattattagtctaataataaatttagtttttaaaatttacacattatatcaaattgattttaaaaatttatataaaatataaaaaatattaaatttcttaaaaaatactaaaataatatttcactaaaattataaaatatttgcaTGAGGGAATATTACACTATTTTTTTTGGAACacattgtttttatttaatttcttaattattttctttgaagttttaatttctcaattattaatgttaattttttacttttataacCTACCCATCACCTCCAAAAAGCTTCATCAATGAacaataaaaggaaaaagttaaGCCTCAAATTCATAAATGAAAATTGAAACTgaagaaattttttaaattttttatttaaactacttaaatcaagcaaacacaaaattttaaatacaaaacATTCTTCTTCAACAAATTAATGAATGAAAACCAAAATTAGTTTCAGTTTTAATATAAGCTAAaagcaataaaaataataaaaacaaaaactctTATCTCAAAATTGATGAAGACAATCAAGTATCAGTTTCAGTTTTTATTCATCAATCTCAAAAACTTACAACCCTAATCAAAAACATTGAAAATAGAAAACAAACACTTAAAAATTTCAAGCCACTTAATTCAACCAAAGTAAAAACAAACTCATAATCAATAATTCCAATAAAACTCATTTAATCTTTTGCCAATTAAGCCTTTTATAATAATCTGTTGAGTGTCAATGGAAGAAGAGATAAAAGGACTTGATGACATGTTGGTTCAAAGCCTTGTTGATTGGTATTTTTGGATTTTGGATTTGAAAAATTCGTCTCAACCTTAGTTGGAAGAAGCTATTGGTGTCGACATTGATATTTCAAGATTTTAGATTTGAAACTTCATCGACGTCGTGATGGTAAGAAGCCACCAATATTGACGCTAATAATGGCGACTCCTAAGGATAGAACAAATGAGAGCTTTGTTTATTTCAGAAAAAGACTATAGTGAAAACTcagaaaggtttttttttttttaactgctAGAAATGACAgttttgtaatattttattttttaccatttttatattttatatattctttttgagattttaataatttatataaatatatttgaaatttaaatactttttaaattttaaataatattctataagtttctatatattttttaatttttttaattaactgGTGATATGACATTCATGTGGACTGCCATATTAGTAAAGTTAACTAAATTTAACTTTTCTATCCGTTTTGGAATGCTTTTACAAACAATGCAATTCAAAGGCTAAAAGAGACATAAAATTTGTTATTTTGTAAATGTTGATgactaaatttattgaatttttagaatttaaactaaaatttaaaaaaattgtaaacaATAAGGGCTATTTgttgaatattttaaatttataatcaaattgatagaatgtataaaattaaaaagttaaaCCAATAAAAATTCATATTAATGGTTTAAGTTTAATGATGAAAgtagaaaattttgaaagttcaatAGTAGatttaatagtaaattaattaatttaattgtaGAGTCATCATAACAGTTATGTAAATTCAGCTGTTGGTAGGGTTTATGGCGGAATATTAGACAGCTTATAATCTTAAGGATTCAAATTCCTTCACGAGTCACGAAGCTTACGGCTGAAGCTAAGTAGACAGACCATTGGGATTGCTCACTGAATTTATTCATTCATTCTAGATTTTTTGACTTTTAAATGGCTTACGCGTTAAGGAATGTAATTTCCACCCACGGAATTTCAGAAATAAATTAATAATGTTTGGAATGGGTAGTTTTCATTTTCTTCCGCATTTTcaactttttaattttattaaattatatctcTAAGTTTCCATCCTTAATAATTTAACCCATTTATATCAAGTCAATTCTGATAATATCTACTCTACCTATTTATGTTGACATTTTGGGCCCTAATGGTTTTGTACGGAAAAAAAATCACCAATACATGGATAAATTTTGAAGATATTATCCTAATGAGATGTTAAAATTAGATATTGTAATTAATGTAAATGATTTAATTTATCAACATTTGATGAaaattaaaaatgtaaattatCAGACTGTAAAGGGGAAAAATTGTATCTACTACGTTAAAACTCGAGTTTTAATAAATTACTTTGCCATAATTTTGATCCTTAGTAAGTTTTAActgataatataaaattaaaattttaacttttaacagggatcaaaactaaaattaaacCAACAATTTTAAAAGCGTGGAAAATATAGCTCTACCGATGCTGGATAGTTGTTACGCGTCGATCTCCACCAATTACTAGACGCAAAGGATACTGAAACAAAAGCATCTCTTTTTGTCATTTCGCTGACTttttttcttctataaaaatacGACACTTGGATATCGGAATTACTGAATTACATATAATAAAAATCATATCctcagaaaaaagaaaaaaaacgcaaagaaaagagaaaaatggcTACTTTGGGTGGAATTAGCCAGGTCGATGGAAGCGCCAATAGCCTGGAGATTGAAAACCTCGCTCGTTTTGCTGTTGATGAACACAACAAGAAAGgggtacttttttttttaatttgaatttacaTGTCAATTCTCTAAACTTTATTGTCGATTAACGGGTTTTTTTTGGGTTGGGGGGGGGTAAAAAATGTAGAATACGATGCTGCAGTTTAAGAAGGTGACGAATGTAAAACAACAAGTGGTTTCTGGGACTATGTATTACATAACATTGGAGGCGATGGATGGTGACAAGACGAAAGTTTATGAAGCCAAGGTGTGGGACAAGCCATGGATGGATTTCAAGGAGTTACAGGATTTCAAGGTTATTGGCGATGCTCCCGCCGGTTGTACTTCCACCGCTTAAGGTTAAAGCTCAATCCCATtcctaattttgttttcttttcttactgtaggtgattaaatgaaaatatgggttgatCTTTTATGGACCTTAAAAAGTAGTGTTCATTCATGGAATCTCATTTGTTCTTGGATATGGGGTTCATTTAAGCCTTCGGATAATGAACTTCGTCATAATTCATAGTTGGGGATTGAAACTCATTTCACAAATTATGAAGAGTTGGCAAGcaaattgattatttgggttgtctTTGGTTCAACAAAATTGAATTTTGAACTGTGGATTGATGCTTAAGTTGCCAGGTTTTTTTTGTTGGGATTGATTTGGTTTAACAGTTCtccatttttttcttcctttcaatgTGCGGTTGCATGTGCATGTTGTTGCTTCATCGATATGCTTGCTTGTATGGCAATTGTTTTTCCCAGAGTATAAACTAAGGAGATTGAGCTTTTaggatcttttttttttcaaatgtttGATCTTGTTTACCATCTTTATTCTATGTTTATCTGATAGGGATAACTTTTTGTGGACAATTGTAATGGATAAGGTAGGATGAGATATGGGGGAAAGGGGACAAATCGAGGCCTATGGAGTTCGGATAGTGCATGAAGTATGCAATGAGCAAAAGGATGAACTTGAGGGTTCAGTGAGGATTATAACAGTTTGGAAAATAAATTCGAGGATTGGAAAATAAGTGAACTCGAGCGCAATGATGACTAACAAATAGAATTTACATCTTTGGATGGATAAAAGAAATTGCCAACCTTGGTTAATTGTAAGCTGTAATAGTATAAAACCTGAAGAGATGATGTTAAGGAAATTAGTAAAATGGAGGCATGATAATGGCATATGTCATTAGGTTCTAGGTTGCTCTATTTTGTAGGCTTGGGAATATGAAAAATTGAATAATCTTTCCATAGTTCTTTGCCTAATACATGACTTTGCTAGTGTTACTTAGAAACTAAAACAAGGAAACGAATAGTTTGGttataaatttgattaaattctACTACATCGGGAGCTGTCCCGATAACGCTGGATGATTtgattttcaaaatcattctAGTATTATAATTTTGCCTCATCTATATGTAGCATTAGAGCTTAATAACCTCTATCCCTCTTACAGAAAGAGTAACTCTTCATCTGAATCTCAAAAACCTTATTATCACAAATTTTAACCGTGGTCCCTTACTTTTGGGGAAATTCGTGTTAGCTTTCACTATCAATAATCTTGTTGCTTTTTCTGTTTTATACGAAGTTACATTACTTCTtgttctgtttctctgttttcgATTCGTACTTGGGAATTTCATTATGCTCTTTTCCTGTTGTATAGGCCTGGTGGTGGTATAGTTTTATTAGTAGTaatattatctttatttatttatttatttattcaggTGACTGGAGATTGTAGAGGAAAGGATATCAGGATACCGAATGCGGGTTTTAAATAAATGTAACTGTCTTATGTTAATTTGGATTTAGACTACTAAATTCAGTGGTATTGAACTTAAGCTTATCTAGAACAATGAAAGCTTATCTAGAACAATGAATGAATAACGTCTATTGATGCAAAGTACATAATTTACCTGTGTCCCTTGTACCCTATTTCTTCTGTAATTTTAGTATGATACCATTATCTGAAGTAAATCTACATTTTGGGGATTTTATCTCCATGACTGTCTTTCTATATGCATAAAGTTAAATTTCTGGCTTCCATGGTCTATGCATAATTTGCACCAAGCTTTTATCATCTGTTGGGATTGATTCAAGCAGAACTCTACCTCTTCAAATATCATAATCATGTttaaagtgtgttatatacatgtTGTTTCACCCATCTGTTCCAAGGCCGCCTTCCATGCTTCCAGGCCTATCTTGCCTGCATCAACTCCCAGCTGATGCTTGGAGATGGAGGGCCAGTTGATGCTGATTCCTTCGGTTTCCAAGGGCAAACTGGTGTTGATGGCATTCGGCTACCAAAGGGCATTCTTTCATATTAACTTCCTCCCTGTCTCCAACTGCTTTCGGCTTTGTGTTTAAGTTCCAGCAAATAATACCAGTTTTTCTTCTGGATTTTTTTTGGTGATGAATTATAAAACATAATTTAGTACTTGATTTCCAGGTTTATTGCTAGCTAAAGAAGTTCCAACAGATAATGTTACCAAGCAATTGTTTTGCAAAATGATA from Gossypium arboreum isolate Shixiya-1 chromosome 9, ASM2569848v2, whole genome shotgun sequence includes the following:
- the LOC108454118 gene encoding cysteine proteinase inhibitor-like, with the protein product MATLGGISQVDGSANSLEIENLARFAVDEHNKKGNTMLQFKKVTNVKQQVVSGTMYYITLEAMDGDKTKVYEAKVWDKPWMDFKELQDFKVIGDAPAGCTSTA